One genomic window of Anguilla anguilla isolate fAngAng1 chromosome 13, fAngAng1.pri, whole genome shotgun sequence includes the following:
- the LOC118211900 gene encoding death-inducer obliterator 1-like isoform X5 — protein MPGDTDSQDGRNAPVRRSGRQAKRTDKMEEFLSTAKRGRGGRRSAPAHLEASDPPSQTPTDAETASEASFDGNAETKAADDKKSPERPRARRRRAAAKPKGGSVSDNGSSENEDEDNEEAPVLKEEQTTQEAGKTGDPELQEGTEKKEEEEEEEEKEGEEKPAAESRPASVSPARAASRDSTPAKKKVTRPRAGRKASKDRKGDDDDDTDEDEDSSDKSDDEGYDPNALYCICRQKHNKRFMICCDRCEEWFHGDCVGITEARGRLLERNGEDYICPNCTVQKSRSTSPASASEGDKRPARKVGQNSAEQAALSSGVEDKHGEDLGIKGRIEKATNPSGKKKIKIFQPVCDKHITQTQAAEAAAAAPAAALPKCIGPGCGKNALPDSVYCGNDCILRHAAAAMKSITDVKETKPKEKPKPKGQKKPTTRSTVKKRSAGRRSTESSGQPDDDDDSDSEDEEEDEEGERKEQEPAVASWSSDHNYNAVTPEKTAPNASSVFNKSSGKESDDDDEDEDDDEEATTNRKQSPVSSTPPKPSKKVPASPGAKTLAKRKKHTSLSPGRGRASKKPALPPGKAPKTKKPSPAPPALPPVAPLPAGPPASRHHVTGALRVSKTNYTIPKKQPQPPTSGPSPAVRPPPVSSAPPTSTSSAPPRPPPPAAVTPQPQPQPQPQPQPQPNNQIRQNIRRSLTDILYKRVSDSDDLAIPESEVGKLAVNIEKEMFNLFLNTDNKYKNKYRSIMFNLKDPKNKGLFYRVVGGEVSPFKLVRLSPEELLSREISEWRPREAPEVLDPNPRPPPPGQSRPTPKLEVAPDVDMEESPPLSDGDVCIPASCPSPGMGSAAEQEEPRPSPAPAPAPASAPAPASASGPAVKTSQVNVASPVPDIFSSMLKDTTAEHRTHLFDLNCKICTGQKSADDEPPAKKPKPSAPAVVKKAEVKVKHEPRPSKAGGSSSDSAPIAPPGGETPVTESPASPEDACVAPAPSQSCAPVAIPAVSSVTITRRDPRTAGYRPPVPATPALPAVSSTSEPSVTETKAALPPPPPPPPPPSAPKSILLKPNASPDTRFFSTPGASGPDSHSPQESETAMFLSGQEMMWKGFINMHTVAKFVTKAYLVSGSFEHLKEDLPDTIHIGGRISPHTVWDYVGKLKTSLSKELCLIRFHPATEEEEVAYVSLFSYFSSRRRFGVVANNNRRIKDLYLIPLSAKDPLPSKLLPFDGPGLEPARPNLLLGLVICQKERKRSAASQEGDEKRSKLQARDPDDTGLPKPPAIPRPEVKQEKTHLYNLEASASTTPPGSPPSMGSSESSSSSQVTPSMLSLVSSLKGSAAGSSGKDSPSSSASSSATPLQTILKTLFGKKKQDSDASLSPSEHASVEALVPVPLLDPIVQQFGQISKEKEVDEDEDDRPYDPEEEYDSAMGYGTEVPVVTGKAFETSKQAEAAVPASTADVDDVAYDPEDETIFDEVKGGVDVPGQAKAKPTSEGEVGGSTLTEQQKMLDELNKQIEEQKRQLEEQEESIRQQRANVGVSIGDTLLTAPTKSLLANSQLLVLGKKAEELVAKTPVAPVINQRRDPRQSRDPRQAAANRRLTSDSVEKEEASTSATVEDTVPVQADITKPVQSQPEMETQAEVKQAEAVPFLDTKDTEVVIPLLGETVEPDMEDLTEPFTEPVEKPNGDSTKAEIESNPYTAWPNSASILKAKELSDLEKSHEQSVPDLAQTQTSTPYYSTHGSSNPTLPRNPQNTAQSNTYPQDSQAPLVPHMAMSNPDFGSTQEMPPPIPFQPPLGPPPMQGIPPIQGPPPMQGEGDQSQYRDPSHFGPPAPYPPYQNQWGGPQQQFDSPRGPLPQPMMGPRAPPPFQPLGQRGPPPQMFDSPMGSIPPQHMGQRGPPPGQFMEGHGPPPPPFDGQNGSLQPRFNGPPPPFNFSGPRGPPPPFAGPPPVHFDNRAPPPSHFPGPRGPPPPHQFGDHGPQKPLLDTPRGPDDQQYDNSSSTYQQGLEQHQGQTPPPMYRETPPPSQALSYRAPPHNQFEARRGPPSGSEMGPQRFTPPNQFGGPRGPPPHAHNQRVPSPQHRGSFEDQRGPPPPDFSPRQRGPPPAHFSGPRAHPPTHFSESGGGGQPRFHFENHPPDGRPLRHAGPLLPTPPDGPIQIPNRMGHSPEPHREDHWRPAPDLRRRGSGRDDSEPRNSGDRPSRFEASHREREGIQGPTRISEERQRDVSEDRRRERDGAHAGRPWDRSTGKRWSRERDRERDRERDRSRGREGERHREGDGDKRRDRDRDRERERDRGRDRDSDRRDHDRDSDRRDHDRDRARNRDRDRDRDRDRERDRDRDNRDRRRDRSRSRDRERGKDRERDRGRDRDRDRDRERDRDRERKERSKSKEKGKENKSEAPKESEKPTETEIAANKNTAS, from the exons ATGCCCGGCGACACGGACAGCCAGGACGGCCGGAACGCGCCCGTGCGCCGCAGCGGCCGGCAGGCCAAGCGCACCGACAAGATGGAGGAGTTCCTGTCCACCGCCAAACGAGGccggggtgggaggaggagcgCCCCCGCGCACCTGGAGGCCTCAGACCCGCCGTCCCAGACGCCCACCGACGCCGAGACCGCCTCCGAGGCCAGCTTCGACGGGAACGCCGAAACGAAGGCCGCCGACGACAAGAAGTCCCCCGAGAGGCCGCGGGCCCGCCGGAGGAGGGCTGCGGCCAAGCCCAAGGGCGGCTCCGTCAGCGACAACGGGAGCTCGGAAAACGAAGACGAGGACAACGAGGAAGCGCCCGTCTTGAAGGAGGAGCAGACGACCCAGGAAGCGGGCAAGACTGGGGACCCCGAGTTGCAAGAGGGGACCgagaaaaaagaggaagaggaagaggaagaggagaaggagggagaggagaagccCGCCGCTGAGTCCAGACCGGCGTCTGTTAGCCCGGCCAGGGCTGCCAGCAGGGACTCCACACCTGCCAAGAAAAAAGTCACTCGGCCTAGAGCGGGGAGGAAGGCCTCTAAGGACAGGAAaggggatgatgatgatgacactGATGAAGATGAGGACTCCTCGGATAAATCTGACGACGAGGGCTACGATCCCAATGCGTTATATTGCATCTGTCGACAGAAGCACAACAAGAG gttcatGATCTGCTGCGATCGCTGTGAGGAGTGGTTCCACGGCGACTGCGTGGGTATCACGGAGGCGCGCGGCCGCCTGCTGGAGAGGAACGGGGAAGACTACATCTGCCCCAACTGCACCGTGCAGAAGAGCCGCTCCACGTCCCCTGCCAGCGCCTCCGAGGGCGACAAGCGCCCCGCCCGAAAGGTTGGCCAGAACTCTGCTGAGCAGGCTGCTCTCTCTTCTGGAGTGGAGGACAAACATGGCGAAGACCTGGGCATCAAGGGGAGGATCGAGAAAGCCACCAATCCAagtgggaaaaagaaaattaagatATTTCAGCCGGTATGTGATAAAcacataacacaaacacag GCCGcggaagcagcagcagcagccccagcaGCCGCGCTGCCCAAGTGCATAGGCCCGGGCTGCGGGAAAAACGCTCTGCCAGACTCCGTTTACTGCGGTAACGATTGCATCCTCCGGCACGCCGCGGCCGCCATGAAATCCATCACTGACGTGAAAGAGACCAAACCAAAGGAAAAACCCAAGCCTAAAGGACAGAAGAAACCCACCACAAGGTCTACTGTCAAG AAGAGATCGGCTGGAAGGAGGTCCACCGAGTCTTCTGGTCAGCCAGATGATGACGACGACTCCGACAGcgaagatgaggaggaggatgaagaggggGAGCGCAAAGAACAGGAGCCAGCCGTTGCATCCTGGTCCAGCGACCATAATTACAATGCAGTAACGCCAGAAAAGACTGCTCCAAATGCTTCATCTGTGTTTAACAAATCGT CTGGAAAGgaaagtgatgatgatgatgaggatgaggatgatgacgAAGAAGCCACAACCAACCGGAAGCAGTCTCCCGTTTCCTCCACGCCCCCAAAGCCAAGCAAGAAGGTCCCTGCCTCCCCGGGTGCCAAGACACTTGCCAAGCGGAAAAAGCACACCTCTCTGTCACCCGGTCGAGGGCGAGCCTCCAAGAAACCTGCCCTGCCCCCAGGCAAAGcacccaaaaccaaaaaacccagccctgctccacctGCCCTTCCACCTGTAGCCCCTTTGCCAGCGGGGCCCCCTGCCTCCAGACATCACGTCACTGGGGCCCTGAGGGTCAGCAAGACAAACTACACCATCCCGAAGAAGCAGCCACAGCCGCCTACGTCAGGCCCATCTCCAGCTGTCAGGCCCCCACCTGTGTCCTCAGCCCCCCCAACCTCTACCTCATCTGCCCCTCCCAGACCCCCACCGCCTGCTGCCGTTACACcgcaaccccaaccccaaccccaacctcAACCCCAACCTCAACCAAACAACCAAATCAGACAGAACATCCGTCGCTCGCTCACAGACATTCTGTACAAGAG ggtgAGCGACAGCGATGACCTCGCGATACCTGAGAGCGAGGTTGGAAAACTGGCAGTCAACATTGAGAAGGAAATGTTCAACTTATTCCTCAACACAGACAACAAGTACAAGAACAAGTACAGATCCATCATGTTCAACCTGAAGGACCCTAAAAACAAG GGGCTGTTTTATCGAGTTGTAGGTGGTGAGGTCAGCCCCTTCAAGCTGGTGAGGCTGAGCCCGGAAGAGCTGCTCTCCAGAGAGATCTCTGAATGGAGACCGAGGGAAGCCCCAGAG GTCCTGGACCCAAACCCAAGGCCCCCTCCACCTGGGCAGTCAAGGCCCACTCCAAAGCTGGAGGTGGCACCCGATGTGGACATGGAGgagtctcctcctctgtctgaTGGAGACGTATGTATCCCTGCCTCCTGTCCGTCTCCTGGCATGGGCTCTGCTGCA gaGCAGGAAGAGCCTCGGCCATCTCCAGCCCCAGCTCCGGCTCCAGCATCTGCCCCTGCCCCGGCCTCTGCCTCCGGTCCTGCGGTGAAGACTAGCCAGGTCAACGTGGCTAGCCCCGTCCCCGATATCTTCAGCAGCATGTTGAAGGACACCACTGCCGAGCACAGGACTCATCTGTTTGACTTAAACTGCAAGATTTGCACAG GCCAGAAGTCTGCTGATGATGAGCCCCCGGCTAAGAAGCCCAAGCCGTCTGCCCCCGCCGTCGTCAAGAAGGCAGAGGTCAAGGTCAAGCACGAGCCGCGCCCCTCCAAAGCGGGCGGTTCCTCAAGCGACAGTGCGCCCATCGCACCCCCCGGGGGCGAGACACCCGTCACCGAGTCTCCGGCCTCGCCAGAGGACGCCTGCGTCGCGCCCGCGCCGAGCCAGTCGTGCGCTCCCGTGGCCATCCCCGCGGTTTCCTCTGTGACCATCACACGCCGGGACCCGCGCACAGCCGGCTACCGACCCCCGGTCCCCGCCACCCCAGCCCTGCCCGCTGTGTCCAGTACCTCTGAGCCGTCCGTCACTGAGACCAAGGCagccctgcccccgcccccacccccgccccctcctccatccGCCCCCAAGTCCATCCTGCTGAAACCCAACGCCTCGCCGGACACCCGCTTCTTCAGCACACCTGGAGCCAG TGGGCCGGACTCCCACTCCCCTCAGGAAAGTGAAACGGCCATGTTCCTCTCTGGCCAGGAAATGATGTGGAAGGGTTTCATCAACATGCACACCGTCGCCAAGTTTGTCACCAAGGCCTACCTGGTGTCTGGATCCTTCGAGCACCTGAAGGAG GATCTGCCGGACACAATCCACATTGGTGGCCGAATCTCTCCACACACAGTGTGGGACTACGTGGGGAAGCTTAAGACATCCCTGTCAAAG GAGCTGTGTCTGATCCGTTTTCACCCAGCgacggaggaagaggaggtggcctatgtctctctcttctcttatTTCAGTAGCCGACGGCGTTTCGGCGTGGTCGCCAACAACAACCGCCGCATAAAAGACCTTTATCTCATCCCGCTGAGTGCCAAGGATCCACTGCCCTCCAAACTCTTACCCTTTGATGGGCCAG GGCTAGAACCGGCTCGACCGAATCTCCTCCTTGGATTGGTCATCTGTCAGAAGGAAAGAAAGCGATCTGCAGCCTCCCAGGAAGGTGATGAGAAGAGGTCTAAGCTGCAGGCTCGGGACCCTGATGACACTGGCCTCCCCAAACCACCGGCCATTCCCAGGCCTGAGGTCAAGCAGGAAAAAACCCACCTGTACAACCTAGAGGCTTCCGCCAGTACCACCCCTCCTGGTTCCCCTCCTTCCATGGGCTCTTCTGAATCCTCATCAAGTTCCCAAGTCACCCCATCGATGTTGTCGCTGGTGTCCTCACTCAAGGGTTCGGCAGCTGGTAGCTCAGGCAAGGACTCACCCTCGTCCTCTGCCTCTAGCTCCGCCACCCCACTTCAGACTATCCTGAAAACACTGTTTGGAAAGAAGAAACAGGACTCtgatgcctctctctccccgtctgaGCATGCCTCTGTGGAGGCTCTGGTGCCAGTCCCACTGCTTGACCCGATTGTCCAGCAGTTTGGCCAGATCTCCAAGGAGAAAGAGGTAGATGAAGATGAGGACGACAGACCATATGACCCTGAAGAAGAGTATGATTCAGCTATGGGTTATGGAACCGAAGTGCCTGTGGTCACAGGAAAGGCATTTGAGACCAGTAAGCAGGCTGAGGCTGCTGTTCCAGCCTCCACTGCAGATGTGGATGATGTTGCCTATGATCCAGAAGATGAAACTATCTTTGATGAAGTGAAAGGTGGTGTTGATGTTCCTGGCCAGGCTAAAGCTAAACCCACATCTGAGGGTGAGGTGGGAGGTTCCACATTGACTGAGCAACAGAAGATGCTGGATGAGCTGAACAAGCAGATAGAGGAGCAGAAACgtcagctggaggagcaggaggagtcTATTCGTCAGCAGAGAGCAAATGTAGGGGTGTCCATAGGAGATACTTTGTTGACTGCACCTACAAAATCCCTGTTGGCTAATAGTCAGCTACTTGTGCTAGGAAAAAAGGCAGAGGAACTGGTGGCAAAGACTCCAGTGGCCCCAGTAATTAATCAGAGAAGGGACCCAAGGCAGAGCAGGGACCCAAGGCAGGCAGCAGCTAATCGGAGGCTCACGTCTGACTCTGTGGAAAAAGAGGAGGCCTCTACATCAGCTACAGTTGAGGACACAGTTCCAGTACAGGCAGACATCACAAAGCCAGTTCAGTCCCAGCCAGAAATGGAGACACAGGCTGAGGTGAAACAGGCTGAGGCTGTCCCATTCCTTGATACAAAAGACACTGAAGTAGTTATTCCCTTGTTGGGAGAGACAGTAGAACCTGACATGGAAGATCTTACTGAGCCCTTTACTGAGCCTGTTGAGAAACCCAATGGGGATTCTACTAAGGCTGAGATTGAAAGTAACCCATACACTGCCTGGCCCAATTCAGCCAGCATTTTAAAAGCCAAGGAACTTTCAGATCTGGAAAAGTCGCATGAGCAGTCTGTTCCTGACCTAGCCCAGACACAAACCTCAACCCCTTATTATAGTACACATGGGAGCAGCAACCCTACACTCCCCAGAAATCCCcaaaatacagcacagagcaacaCTTACCCACAAGACTCTCAGGCTCCCCTTGTGCCCCACATGGCAATGTCAAACCCAGACTTCGGCAGCACTCAGGAAATGCCGCCTCCCATACCTTTCCAGCCCCCACTTGGCCCCCCACCTATGCAGGGAATTCCCCCGATTCAGGGACCTCCTCCTATGCAAGGTGAGGGAGACCAGTCCCAGTACAGAGATCCGTCCCACTTTGGGCCCCCAGCACCTTACCCACCTTATCAGAATCAATGGGGAGGACCCCAGCAGCAGTTTGATAGCCCTCGGGGTCCCCTGCCCCAACCCATGATGGGGCCACGAGCACCACCTCCATTTCAACCTCTTGGTCAGAGGGGACCTCCCCCTCAGATGTTTGATAGTCCCATGGGTTCCATACCTCCACAACATATGGGGCAAAGAGGTCCACCTCCAGGACAATTCATGGAGGGTCATggtcctccaccccctccttttGATGGGCAAAATGGCTCACTCCAGCCAAGGTTCAATGGGCCCCCACCTCCATTTAATTTTTCAGGACCTCGAGGCCCTCCTCCACCTTTTGCAGGGCCACCCCCTGTCCACTTTGATAACAGAgcccccccaccatcccactTTCCTGGACCAAGagggccccctccaccccatcaGTTTGGGGACCATGGGCCTCAGAAGCCCTTATTGGATACGCCAAGAGGCCCTGATGACCAGCAGTATGACAACAGTAGCAGCACCTATCAGCAGGGGTTAGAGCAGCACCAGGGACAGACGCCACCACCTATGTATAGagaaaccccacccccttcacagGCCCtatcctacagggccccacccCACAACCAGTTCGAAGCACGGAGGGGTCCACCCTCTGGCAGTGAAATGGGACCGCAACGTTTCACCCCTCCCAACCAGTTTGGAGGGCCAAGAGGACCACCGCCACATGCTCACAATCAGAGGGTCCCTTCACCTCAACACAGGGGCTCTTTTGAAGATCAGCgaggtcctcctcctccagatTTCTCACCAAGGCAGAGAGGTCCTCCACCGGCACACTTCAGTGGGCCACGGGCCCACCCACCAACCCACTTCTCGGAaagtgggggaggaggacagcCACGGTTCCACTTTGAAAACCATCCACCAGATGGCAGACCACTCCGGCATGCTGGTCCtctcctccccactccccctgATGGTCCCATTCAGATCCCAAACCGCATGGGTCACAGCCCTGAACCACATCGTGAAGATCACTGGAGGCCTGCACCTGACTTGAGAAGGAGAGGTAGTGGCAGGGATGATTCAGAGCCACGCAACAGTGGAGACAGGCCAAGCAGGTTTGAAGCCAGCCACCGTGAGAGGGAGGGTATTCAGGGGCCCACCCGTATTTCTGAGGAAAGGCAGAGGGATGTGTcagaggacaggaggagagagagggatggcgCTCATGCTGGCAGGCCCTGGGATAGGAGCACAGGCAAACGCTGGAGCAGGGAGCGAGATCGGGAGAGGGACCGGGAGAGGGACCGCAGCCgaggcagggagggggaaagacaCAGGGAAGGAGATGGAGACAAGAGGCGAGACCGAGACCGTGACAGAGAACGTGAACGGGACAGGGGCAGAGATCGAGACTCTGACCGGAGAGACCACGATCGCGACTCTGACCGGAGAGACCACGATCGCGACAGAGCCAGGAACAGAGACAGGGACCGCGACCGAGACAGGGATCGCGAACGCGACAGAGACCGGGACAACAGAGACAGGCGTCGTGATCGGTCAAGGAGCAGGGATAGAGAACGTGGcaaagac